The Spirosoma foliorum genome has a window encoding:
- a CDS encoding alpha/beta fold hydrolase has protein sequence MTPTIRNRYNITVTGNGTQPILFAHGFGCDQTMWRYVAPAFEAHYQVIRFDYIGHGKASLGAYNRERYASLQGYAQDVLDICHDLDLNEVIFVGHSVSSMIGLLASIQEPNRFERLIMVSPSPHYINEEDYTGGFERVDIEELLDTMDSNFFGWATVMGPAIMANAERPELGRELTQSFCATDQQVAQQFARVTFLGDNRLDLVKVGRPTLIIQSIADDIAPVAVGEYMAQHMPQSTLRVIEVQGHSPHLSDPTETIAAIQHYLQTAN, from the coding sequence ATGACCCCCACGATTAGGAACCGCTATAATATAACTGTTACTGGTAACGGTACTCAGCCGATTTTATTTGCCCATGGCTTTGGCTGTGACCAGACTATGTGGCGCTACGTGGCGCCCGCCTTTGAAGCCCACTATCAGGTCATTCGATTTGATTATATCGGTCATGGGAAGGCTTCTTTAGGTGCCTATAACCGTGAACGCTACGCTAGTCTGCAAGGTTACGCCCAGGATGTACTCGATATCTGTCACGATCTGGACCTGAACGAGGTGATTTTTGTAGGCCATTCGGTCAGCAGTATGATTGGCTTGTTAGCCTCTATTCAGGAGCCAAACCGTTTCGAGCGACTGATTATGGTGAGCCCTTCTCCCCATTATATCAATGAGGAAGACTATACCGGAGGTTTTGAGCGAGTCGATATTGAGGAATTGCTGGACACGATGGATAGTAATTTTTTTGGCTGGGCCACCGTCATGGGTCCTGCTATTATGGCCAATGCAGAACGGCCCGAATTAGGCCGGGAACTCACCCAAAGCTTTTGTGCTACGGACCAACAAGTGGCTCAACAATTTGCCAGGGTAACGTTTCTGGGCGACAACCGGCTGGACTTAGTGAAGGTAGGGCGACCAACTTTGATTATTCAGTCGATTGCCGATGATATTGCGCCCGTTGCTGTGGGCGAATATATGGCGCAACATATGCCCCAGAGCACTCTTCGGGTGATTGAGGTCCAGGGGCACTCTCCTCACTTAAGTGACCCGACTGAGACCATCGCGGCTATCCAGCATTACCTGCAAACTGCTAACTAA
- a CDS encoding zinc-dependent alcohol dehydrogenase, which produces MKAAVFHKVGDIRYETMDDPKIEQSRDVVLRITSTAICGSDLHIYDGFLPQFRNEVLGHEFMGIVEEVGSEVSNLKKGDRVVVPFTIACGKCYFCNHHLEMHCENSNPEYYGPDGGLLTEKGGGLFGYSDLYGGYNGGQAQYVRVPYADYGLRHVPAELKDEQVLFLSDIFPTGWSAIEWGALKGGETVAIFGSGPVGLMAQKSAWLQGAGRVIAIDPLNYRLERARRVNNVETLNPHEVDVIEAIRSMTEGRGADLCVDAVGMEAERSLLDKAKAVINLEKGTTSVLEQCFQAVRRGGIVSVVGVYGTPSDNFPIGRVFDKGVTIRTGQSFVHKNIDHLLDLVVQGKVVLDDIVSHVLPLADISRAYDIFKKKEDDCTKVILKP; this is translated from the coding sequence ATGAAAGCAGCCGTTTTTCACAAAGTGGGCGACATCCGTTACGAAACAATGGATGACCCCAAAATCGAGCAATCTCGGGATGTTGTTCTGCGCATTACCTCAACAGCCATCTGTGGCTCAGACCTTCACATTTATGACGGTTTTCTGCCCCAGTTTCGCAATGAAGTACTCGGTCACGAGTTTATGGGCATCGTTGAAGAGGTCGGTTCAGAAGTGTCTAATCTCAAAAAAGGAGATCGGGTAGTTGTGCCCTTTACTATCGCCTGCGGGAAATGTTACTTCTGCAACCATCATCTGGAAATGCACTGCGAAAACTCGAACCCTGAATACTATGGTCCGGATGGTGGGTTACTCACCGAAAAAGGTGGAGGGCTATTTGGCTATTCCGACCTGTATGGTGGCTATAACGGTGGTCAGGCTCAGTATGTGCGCGTTCCCTATGCCGACTATGGCCTACGTCATGTACCCGCAGAACTTAAAGATGAGCAGGTACTTTTCCTGTCGGACATTTTCCCGACGGGCTGGAGTGCAATCGAATGGGGTGCCCTAAAAGGAGGTGAAACCGTCGCTATTTTCGGCTCGGGACCGGTTGGGCTGATGGCTCAGAAGTCGGCCTGGCTGCAGGGGGCTGGTCGCGTAATTGCCATTGATCCGCTTAATTACCGATTGGAGCGGGCCAGGCGTGTCAACAACGTTGAAACACTGAACCCCCACGAAGTTGATGTGATTGAGGCCATTCGGAGCATGACTGAAGGACGCGGGGCAGACCTTTGTGTAGATGCCGTCGGTATGGAAGCAGAGCGGTCATTGCTCGACAAAGCTAAAGCCGTCATTAACCTGGAAAAAGGAACGACCAGTGTATTGGAACAGTGTTTTCAGGCCGTTCGTCGGGGCGGTATTGTATCAGTTGTTGGCGTGTACGGGACGCCTTCCGATAACTTCCCAATCGGTCGTGTATTCGACAAAGGCGTAACGATCCGGACAGGCCAGTCCTTTGTCCACAAAAACATCGATCATTTACTTGATTTAGTCGTGCAAGGCAAAGTCGTACTGGATGATATAGTCTCGCATGTTTTGCCATTGGCTGATATCTCACGCGCCTACGACATCTTCAAGAAAAAAGAAGATGACTGTACCAAAGTGATTTTGAAACCCTAA
- a CDS encoding SDR family NAD(P)-dependent oxidoreductase, with translation METQNNEKTVLITGASSGIGRELTRLFAKDGYKLVLVGRDQDSLQQLANNLYNQYGTNSTLLIKDLANPKAPEEIYKETTKKGQQIDILVNDAGFGEYGKFATETDLQKELSVVQVNAVALMHLTKLYLKDMVARNNGKILMLGSEVSVIPNPMMAVYGATKAFIKSFAEAIRNELEDTEVTITVLMPGATNTNFFKTAGADHTKGADPQKTANPAEVAKAGYEALLRGDDHVVAGWVNKARVAAGHVLPDPFLAAQTRKDMMPKDEDEQQQKQSTAIAIAVGLAVVSGLWLLSRKQQAYLPSAYDKMKYRYKADKAARSAKEALDNVADSVKGSYKWAKANLEETIA, from the coding sequence ATGGAAACTCAGAACAACGAAAAAACGGTCCTGATCACCGGGGCATCCAGTGGCATTGGCCGAGAATTAACCCGACTTTTTGCGAAGGATGGTTATAAGCTCGTGCTGGTCGGTCGTGATCAGGACAGCCTGCAACAATTGGCCAACAATTTATATAACCAGTACGGCACGAATTCAACCCTCCTCATTAAGGATCTGGCAAACCCCAAAGCGCCCGAAGAAATCTATAAAGAGACTACCAAGAAGGGACAGCAGATTGATATTTTAGTCAACGATGCTGGTTTTGGCGAGTATGGCAAGTTTGCGACCGAAACTGATTTACAAAAAGAATTGAGTGTAGTTCAGGTTAATGCCGTTGCGCTGATGCACCTGACTAAGCTGTATTTGAAAGATATGGTGGCCCGGAATAACGGTAAAATTCTAATGCTTGGCTCGGAGGTTTCGGTCATTCCGAATCCAATGATGGCGGTCTACGGGGCAACCAAGGCGTTCATAAAATCGTTTGCTGAAGCCATTCGAAACGAGCTTGAAGACACGGAGGTGACTATAACAGTGCTGATGCCTGGGGCTACCAACACCAATTTCTTTAAAACGGCTGGTGCCGATCATACAAAAGGAGCCGATCCGCAGAAAACGGCTAATCCCGCCGAGGTCGCGAAAGCAGGCTACGAAGCCTTACTGCGCGGAGATGATCATGTTGTGGCGGGCTGGGTAAACAAGGCGCGTGTGGCAGCAGGTCATGTGCTGCCTGATCCATTTCTGGCCGCTCAAACCCGAAAAGACATGATGCCCAAGGATGAGGATGAGCAGCAGCAAAAGCAATCAACGGCTATTGCGATAGCGGTAGGATTAGCCGTTGTAAGTGGCCTTTGGCTATTATCTCGGAAACAACAGGCTTACTTACCAAGCGCTTACGATAAAATGAAGTATCGGTATAAGGCAGATAAAGCCGCCCGCTCGGCGAAAGAGGCACTGGACAATGTTGCGGATTCCGTTAAAGGATCGTACAAGTGGGCGAAGGCCAACCTGGAAGAGACAATCGCCTAA
- a CDS encoding ATP-binding protein, whose product MQEIAMLIPGGLITLNTENEIIYLNPFADQLLGYGPGALVGKQMDVVLTRASRIYFQTHLYPLIALGKLANELYLTLQTQSGVRIPVLLNAIRHEDALGVGFTYLCLMPVYQRRQYEQELLASKQAAEQALLRTDELMALQQLEQHQAEMDRQVTNLKQRNDELEQFGRIIAHDLQEPLRKINLLASALNQEDTNRLSSLGQRGLKGIVRASTRLRQLIHDLQIYFTFEPSRSTDESVDLTELMEQAVATYSSTGIRFEIASLPTIVGNRAELLSLFGHLLDNAVKFRQLGRSSVVAISGSVVSQNRYQTTPDKYQYIEYARILVSDNGIGFNNQYREEVFGILKKLDPHTPGIGLGLSLAKKIVERHHGIIRADSREGQGTTITLLFPLIS is encoded by the coding sequence ATGCAGGAGATAGCGATGCTGATTCCGGGTGGTCTGATAACCCTGAATACCGAGAACGAGATTATTTACCTGAATCCCTTTGCTGACCAGTTACTAGGCTACGGGCCGGGTGCCCTGGTAGGGAAACAGATGGATGTTGTATTAACCCGGGCGAGTCGGATCTACTTTCAAACCCACCTGTACCCCTTAATTGCCCTGGGTAAACTCGCTAATGAACTCTATCTGACCCTACAAACCCAGTCTGGAGTGCGCATTCCAGTATTGCTCAATGCCATTCGGCATGAGGATGCATTGGGAGTAGGCTTCACATACCTGTGTCTGATGCCGGTTTATCAGCGTCGGCAATACGAGCAGGAGCTGCTGGCCAGTAAACAGGCCGCCGAACAGGCGCTGCTTCGTACAGATGAGTTAATGGCTCTCCAGCAACTGGAACAGCATCAGGCAGAGATGGACCGCCAGGTGACTAACCTGAAGCAACGGAATGATGAGCTGGAGCAATTCGGTCGCATTATCGCTCATGACTTACAGGAGCCGTTGCGCAAGATCAATCTATTGGCCAGCGCACTAAATCAGGAAGATACAAATCGGTTGAGTAGTCTTGGTCAGCGAGGGCTAAAAGGCATTGTCAGAGCTAGTACTCGCTTGCGCCAGCTCATTCATGATTTGCAGATATACTTCACCTTTGAGCCGAGCCGATCAACGGATGAATCGGTCGATTTAACGGAGTTAATGGAGCAAGCGGTGGCGACGTATAGCTCAACAGGTATTCGGTTCGAGATAGCCAGTTTACCAACAATTGTGGGGAATCGAGCTGAGTTGCTGAGTTTATTTGGTCATCTATTAGACAATGCGGTGAAGTTTCGTCAGTTGGGCCGATCATCGGTGGTGGCCATCAGCGGTAGTGTGGTAAGTCAGAATCGGTACCAGACCACGCCTGATAAGTATCAGTACATCGAGTATGCCCGAATCCTGGTGAGCGATAACGGGATTGGGTTTAACAATCAGTATCGGGAGGAGGTCTTTGGCATTTTAAAGAAACTAGACCCGCACACGCCAGGGATTGGGTTAGGGCTATCATTAGCCAAAAAGATTGTAGAACGTCACCATGGGATTATCCGTGCCGATTCGAGGGAAGGCCAGGGCACGACGATTACCCTCTTATTTCCGTTGATATCCTAA
- a CDS encoding SDR family NAD(P)-dependent oxidoreductase, with the protein MNAATNKGLWWSLAGLGAFVATKAFLDRKRAIDFHDKTVVITGGSRGLGLVLTRQFASAGANVAICARDQAELDRAKDDLRRRGTDIFTYVCDISDKEQVQAFLNTVEQVVGPVDVLVNNAGNIVVSPLANTTEEDFREAMETNFWSAFHTINTVLPGMKARQFGRIVNITSFGGKVAVPHLSPYSVSKFAFVGYSEGLRSELLKDGIYVTTICPGLIRTGSPRNAIFKGQNEKEYTVFKLSDSIPLFTIAADDCARQILDACRVGEAERIITLPAKLATALHGIAPGLITDTLGFANMLLPNPGGIGNQQKLGKDSETRLSDSMLTYLTNEAAEANNEMG; encoded by the coding sequence ATGAATGCAGCAACGAATAAGGGACTATGGTGGTCTCTGGCGGGGTTGGGGGCTTTTGTAGCCACAAAAGCCTTTTTAGATAGAAAACGAGCGATTGATTTCCATGATAAAACTGTCGTTATCACGGGTGGATCACGTGGGCTGGGACTTGTTTTAACTCGTCAGTTTGCCAGCGCCGGAGCTAACGTAGCCATCTGTGCCCGCGACCAGGCCGAATTAGACCGCGCTAAAGACGATCTTCGTCGGCGAGGTACTGATATTTTCACCTACGTATGTGATATCTCAGACAAAGAACAGGTACAGGCGTTCCTAAATACAGTAGAGCAAGTAGTTGGCCCTGTCGATGTACTGGTCAATAATGCGGGCAATATCGTTGTCAGCCCGCTAGCGAATACGACAGAAGAAGACTTTCGGGAGGCAATGGAAACGAACTTCTGGTCGGCTTTTCACACCATCAATACGGTACTTCCAGGCATGAAAGCACGCCAGTTTGGGCGTATTGTAAATATTACATCTTTTGGGGGCAAAGTAGCCGTACCGCACCTGTCGCCCTATTCTGTCAGCAAATTTGCGTTTGTCGGGTATTCAGAAGGACTTCGCTCCGAACTCCTGAAAGACGGTATTTATGTGACAACCATCTGTCCCGGCCTGATCCGAACCGGGAGTCCACGCAATGCTATATTCAAAGGCCAGAACGAAAAAGAGTATACCGTTTTTAAGTTAAGCGACTCAATCCCTCTGTTCACCATTGCGGCTGACGATTGTGCGCGTCAAATTCTGGATGCCTGTCGGGTGGGTGAGGCCGAACGCATTATTACCCTCCCGGCAAAACTAGCGACGGCTTTGCACGGCATAGCACCGGGCTTAATCACGGATACTCTTGGATTTGCCAATATGTTGTTACCCAATCCAGGTGGCATTGGCAATCAACAGAAATTGGGGAAAGATAGTGAGACCAGGTTATCAGACTCTATGTTGACTTACCTGACCAACGAAGCGGCCGAAGCAAACAACGAGATGGGATAA
- a CDS encoding response regulator, with product MNSGPIIIVEDDEDDQFLLQRIFQELEVENPVHYFSNGQQVLDYLTTTDEIPFLILCDVNMPIMSGIELRKLISEHDTLSQKAIPFIYLSTDASLPIVENVYKDTIQGFFQKAVGYQAAKEQLYWILGYWQYCVFPHK from the coding sequence ATGAATTCAGGGCCAATTATCATTGTCGAAGACGATGAAGATGATCAGTTTCTTCTCCAGCGCATCTTTCAGGAGCTAGAGGTAGAAAATCCAGTTCACTATTTCAGTAATGGTCAGCAAGTGCTGGATTATCTGACAACTACCGATGAAATACCCTTTCTGATTCTTTGTGATGTAAATATGCCGATTATGTCTGGCATAGAACTCCGCAAGCTTATTTCCGAACACGACACACTCAGCCAAAAAGCGATTCCCTTTATCTATTTAAGCACCGATGCATCCCTACCAATCGTAGAAAATGTATACAAGGATACGATTCAGGGTTTTTTCCAGAAGGCCGTTGGTTATCAGGCAGCTAAAGAGCAGCTCTACTGGATTCTTGGTTACTGGCAGTACTGTGTTTTTCCGCACAAGTAA
- a CDS encoding mechanosensitive ion channel family protein, with the protein MTPLVDIVAQDTIRTKGTGQSIPDTLLFKIQKAQSIITEIKAASKKGYGITRIRAGLADVKATIAPVSVDLKATKNVSDAKSLTNYSLILNDAQAKLTTWRTTLSKSNNDIQSLLDQVLALSTDSLLIVAGNDTTEKKFYADQLTSLKLQLQDAGKRTSARLDTVSRLLADVSGTSLRISNLQTTINERVQKSTESAFQKEASYLWEAPTSLPDRTLPAAMKASYEGQNRILNYFFASSWDNLFLLVLLTGLFFVWVFTNYKTARKPTLRTKIGELHFKHLRPVPIVGSLLVLLNLTPLFEPQSPSIYIEIAQFLLYLVLTIHLWKRFSSQDRWLWLLAGVFYILLSLTNAVVSDSLFIRLGLIGLNAGFLYLGLVFANRFPRQARMYRFTRPVIKLYLLLQGLAILLNIFGRISLAKTLSISAVIGLIQLTGLSVFIELVLEALALQITISACAGGIFSRVNVNHTQRSFKKGLIFVAIILWLLVFFTNLGVADSLFNLAYKLLTKPRWFGSISFTLSNVLSFSAIIYLSSLLQKRIGLLFGESQLPTTDDVVEPLSSILALIRLVIIIAGVLLAIAASGISIDKFTVVLGALSVGIGLGMQNIVSNFVSGIILIFEKPFQIGDYVELADKKGRIREIGIRSSKMLTAQGSEVIIPNGDLIANRIVNWTSNDTYLKTEITLKVNAETDLHTIRELLREEVSQLDGALKNRTPELFITAIGPDTIELKVQVWINSIYTETALKSQLLERLLKAFKAANIQLL; encoded by the coding sequence ATGACACCTCTAGTTGACATTGTGGCACAGGATACCATCCGAACGAAGGGTACTGGCCAAAGCATTCCGGATACGCTGTTATTCAAAATACAAAAGGCACAATCGATAATTACAGAGATTAAGGCAGCTAGTAAAAAAGGATATGGCATTACGCGCATACGGGCTGGCCTGGCTGATGTAAAAGCGACTATTGCCCCTGTTTCGGTTGATCTGAAAGCGACCAAGAACGTTAGCGACGCCAAAAGCCTGACAAACTACAGCCTGATTCTGAACGATGCACAGGCAAAACTAACTACCTGGCGAACGACGCTCTCCAAATCAAATAATGACATTCAGAGCCTGCTCGATCAGGTGCTGGCCTTAAGTACTGATTCTCTATTGATTGTAGCGGGTAATGATACGACAGAGAAAAAATTCTATGCCGATCAGTTAACGAGTCTCAAACTACAATTACAGGATGCGGGTAAGCGAACTAGTGCCCGGCTGGATACCGTAAGTCGATTGCTGGCCGATGTATCGGGCACCTCGCTCAGGATAAGCAATCTGCAGACGACCATTAATGAACGAGTGCAGAAATCGACGGAAAGTGCATTTCAAAAAGAGGCCTCCTATTTATGGGAAGCGCCAACCTCCTTGCCAGATCGTACCCTACCGGCTGCTATGAAGGCAAGTTATGAAGGGCAAAATCGAATCCTCAACTACTTTTTTGCCTCCTCATGGGATAATCTCTTTCTGTTGGTACTACTAACCGGTTTATTTTTTGTCTGGGTATTTACCAATTACAAAACAGCGCGTAAGCCTACGCTACGAACAAAGATCGGTGAACTGCATTTTAAGCACCTACGTCCTGTCCCCATTGTGGGCTCTCTGCTTGTATTACTGAATCTGACTCCTCTTTTCGAGCCCCAATCACCATCCATTTATATCGAAATCGCTCAATTTCTGCTGTATCTGGTACTCACCATTCATTTATGGAAGCGATTCTCCAGCCAGGATAGGTGGCTATGGTTACTGGCCGGTGTTTTCTATATCCTGTTAAGTCTAACCAATGCAGTAGTAAGCGATTCGTTGTTTATAAGACTAGGGTTAATTGGCCTGAACGCTGGCTTTTTGTACCTGGGTCTTGTCTTTGCCAACCGATTCCCACGTCAGGCACGCATGTATCGATTTACCCGACCAGTCATAAAATTGTATTTGCTACTCCAGGGGCTGGCTATTTTATTAAATATTTTTGGCCGAATTAGTTTAGCGAAAACTCTTAGTATCTCGGCTGTTATCGGCCTTATTCAACTAACAGGGCTAAGTGTTTTTATTGAATTGGTTCTGGAAGCCTTAGCCTTGCAAATAACAATAAGCGCCTGCGCAGGAGGAATTTTTTCGCGAGTGAATGTAAATCATACCCAACGGTCATTTAAAAAAGGGTTGATCTTTGTGGCGATCATCCTATGGCTGCTCGTATTTTTTACAAACCTGGGTGTGGCCGATAGCCTGTTCAATCTGGCCTACAAACTCCTGACAAAACCTCGTTGGTTTGGCAGTATTAGCTTTACGCTGAGTAATGTACTGTCTTTTTCAGCGATTATTTATCTGTCCAGCTTACTGCAAAAAAGAATCGGTTTGCTGTTTGGAGAAAGCCAGCTACCCACGACCGATGATGTTGTTGAACCCCTAAGTTCCATATTGGCTTTAATACGGTTGGTCATCATTATTGCTGGAGTCTTGCTCGCCATTGCGGCTTCGGGGATATCCATCGATAAGTTTACGGTCGTGTTAGGAGCGCTCAGTGTGGGTATTGGTTTAGGGATGCAGAACATTGTCAGCAATTTTGTCTCAGGCATCATTCTGATCTTCGAGAAACCGTTTCAGATCGGTGATTATGTGGAACTTGCCGATAAAAAAGGGCGCATACGGGAGATTGGTATTCGATCCAGCAAGATGCTAACGGCCCAGGGTTCTGAAGTCATCATCCCAAACGGCGATTTAATCGCTAATCGGATCGTTAACTGGACATCAAACGATACCTACCTGAAAACAGAAATCACCCTGAAAGTAAATGCCGAGACGGACCTGCACACCATTCGCGAACTGCTGAGAGAAGAAGTTAGTCAGTTGGATGGAGCGTTGAAAAATAGGACACCAGAACTATTTATTACCGCTATTGGACCAGATACCATAGAACTAAAAGTGCAGGTCTGGATCAACAGCATTTATACCGAGACGGCGCTGAAAAGCCAACTTCTGGAGCGATTGCTAAAAGCGTTTAAAGCTGCCAATATTCAATTGCTGTGA
- a CDS encoding beta strand repeat-containing protein, with protein sequence MKIIYSLLAGCLLTNSLLAQGNYVANTASGSSAAPYNTLVGVQAGININSSGQANVFTGYQAGYSNTSGTNNVFVGLGTGYNNTTGIQNVAVGHQAGVGSGSTNNNNVSIGFQAGIGSGSLSDAVNIGYLTGRNSTAQGSVFIGEGSGQSNTTGSSNAFMGYQAGYKNTAGYNAFIGYQAGYSNTTGAYNAFMGYQAGQANTTGYSNVFVGASAGASTTTGIYNTFMGGAAGYHNTTGANNVFMGISAGLFNTTGSYNAFMGNAAGNRNGSGQQNTAIGSNAGYFNTTGSGNVSIGSASNTTNTRGSFNVMVGDSAGLNNTVSGNTFIGSKSGLTSTTAVQNTYVGHKAGYQTTMGANNTFVGTRAGYNNTDGSDNVQIGTDAGSSNSTGYRNLFIGSGSDALVANLHNASALGAGAMVGSSNSLILGNGVNVGIGTSTPMSKLEVVADEANVSGIRLTRLTSQSKAT encoded by the coding sequence ATGAAAATCATCTATTCACTCCTGGCGGGCTGTTTACTGACCAATTCGTTGCTGGCCCAGGGTAACTATGTAGCCAATACGGCCAGCGGCTCCTCAGCCGCTCCGTATAATACACTGGTGGGGGTACAGGCAGGAATAAATATCAACTCGTCGGGCCAGGCCAATGTGTTTACGGGCTACCAGGCAGGCTATTCCAATACCTCCGGTACGAATAATGTCTTTGTCGGTTTAGGGACCGGCTACAATAATACGACGGGCATTCAAAATGTGGCGGTGGGTCATCAGGCCGGGGTAGGATCAGGATCAACTAATAATAACAATGTATCGATTGGCTTTCAGGCTGGAATCGGTTCGGGTTCACTATCGGATGCGGTGAATATTGGCTATCTGACTGGGCGTAATAGTACAGCTCAAGGGAGTGTTTTTATTGGCGAAGGAAGTGGCCAGTCGAATACGACGGGTAGTTCCAACGCCTTTATGGGGTATCAGGCTGGTTACAAAAATACGGCGGGTTATAATGCCTTTATAGGGTATCAAGCGGGCTATTCCAATACGACGGGTGCTTACAACGCCTTTATGGGGTATCAGGCCGGACAAGCTAACACGACGGGTTATTCTAACGTCTTTGTAGGTGCCAGTGCCGGGGCTTCCACTACGACGGGTATTTACAATACTTTTATGGGTGGTGCAGCCGGGTACCACAATACGACGGGTGCTAACAACGTCTTTATGGGTATTAGTGCCGGGCTGTTCAATACGACGGGTTCCTACAACGCCTTTATGGGTAACGCGGCCGGGAATCGCAATGGTTCGGGCCAGCAGAATACGGCTATAGGGTCAAATGCCGGGTACTTTAACACTACCGGCTCTGGCAACGTGTCGATAGGCTCGGCCAGTAATACTACCAACACCAGAGGCAGTTTCAACGTAATGGTGGGCGATTCAGCAGGACTTAACAACACCGTATCGGGCAACACGTTCATTGGCTCTAAATCGGGACTCACCAGCACTACGGCCGTTCAGAATACCTATGTGGGTCATAAGGCGGGATACCAGACTACTATGGGTGCCAACAACACCTTTGTCGGCACGCGGGCAGGTTACAACAACACGGATGGCAGCGACAATGTGCAGATCGGCACTGATGCGGGGTCGAGCAATTCAACGGGGTACCGCAACCTATTTATCGGCAGTGGGTCGGATGCGCTGGTGGCCAATCTGCATAACGCTAGTGCCCTTGGCGCAGGGGCGATGGTTGGGTCAAGCAATTCCCTGATTCTAGGCAACGGAGTCAATGTGGGCATTGGCACGTCTACACCAATGAGCAAGTTGGAAGTAGTGGCGGATGAAGCGAATGTCAGTGGAATTCGGCTCACCCGACTAACCAGTCAAAGCAAAGCGACCTAG
- a CDS encoding SDR family oxidoreductase: MNDVNQLSRRQAIHGLGSGLATAMAAPVVAAPDVQSSKIPESVALVDPTTKYPKPPFKEQPQPWPGLASKMDPRPDHGETSYKGSGRLKGRKALITGGDSGMGRAAAIAYAREGADVAINYLPAEESDAKEVIDLIKKEGRKAIAIPGDIRDEAFCKRLVEEAVKGLGGLDILVSNAARQQSRESILDVSSEDFDATMKTNIYAPFWIIKAALPHLPPGSAIIGTTSEQAYDPSPNLYDYAQTKAATMNYVKSLAKQLGPKGIRVNGVAPGPIWTPLQPSGGATQEKVKTFGGDTPLGRPGQPAELASIYVQLAASDASYATGQVYGAAGGKGQP; this comes from the coding sequence ATGAATGATGTAAATCAACTTAGCCGACGACAGGCAATTCACGGATTAGGGTCTGGCCTTGCCACGGCGATGGCTGCGCCAGTTGTAGCGGCACCCGACGTTCAGTCGTCTAAAATACCAGAGTCGGTAGCTTTAGTAGATCCCACGACAAAGTATCCTAAACCTCCCTTTAAAGAGCAACCTCAGCCCTGGCCGGGCCTAGCCAGTAAAATGGACCCACGGCCTGATCACGGCGAAACAAGCTATAAAGGATCAGGTCGGTTAAAAGGCCGTAAAGCCTTAATTACCGGCGGAGATTCGGGGATGGGTAGGGCCGCTGCCATTGCCTATGCCCGCGAAGGGGCTGATGTGGCCATTAACTACCTGCCCGCCGAGGAATCTGACGCTAAAGAAGTGATCGACTTAATCAAGAAAGAAGGTCGTAAAGCAATTGCCATTCCGGGTGATATTCGGGATGAAGCTTTTTGCAAACGTCTGGTCGAGGAAGCGGTGAAAGGCTTGGGGGGATTAGATATTCTGGTAAGTAATGCCGCCAGACAACAAAGTCGGGAGTCGATTCTTGATGTTTCTTCGGAGGACTTCGATGCAACGATGAAAACGAACATTTACGCGCCCTTTTGGATTATCAAAGCTGCGTTACCCCACTTGCCGCCCGGATCGGCCATCATTGGTACGACCTCGGAGCAGGCGTATGATCCTTCCCCCAATTTATATGACTATGCCCAAACCAAAGCGGCAACAATGAATTATGTGAAGTCACTCGCCAAGCAGCTAGGGCCAAAAGGAATTCGAGTCAATGGTGTTGCGCCTGGACCCATCTGGACACCTTTGCAACCGAGTGGAGGAGCTACGCAGGAAAAAGTAAAAACATTTGGGGGTGATACGCCACTTGGACGGCCCGGACAACCAGCTGAATTGGCGTCCATCTACGTTCAACTAGCTGCCAGTGATGCTAGCTATGCCACTGGTCAAGTATATGGTGCTGCTGGTGGTAAAGGCCAGCCCTAA